One window of Camelina sativa cultivar DH55 chromosome 4, Cs, whole genome shotgun sequence genomic DNA carries:
- the LOC104779750 gene encoding ABC transporter G family member 21-like has product MMPPNEKESRFSKTPGANRHETSPVQENRFSSPSHVIPCLDDEDHDGPSNQSRQSSVLRQSLRPITLKFEELTYSIKSQTEKGSYWFGSQEPKPNRLILNGVSGIVKPGELLAMLGPSGSGKTTLVTALAGRLQGKLSGTVSYNGTPFTSYVKRKTGFVTQDDVLYPHLTVMETLTYTALLRLPKELTRKEKLEQAEKVVSDLGLTRCCHSVVGGGLIRGISGGERKRVSIGQEMLVNPSLLLLDEPTSGLDSTTAARIVATLRSLARGGRTVVTTIHQPSSRLYRMFDKVLVLSEGCPIYSGDSGRVMEYFGSIGYQPGSSFVNPADFVLDLANGITSDTRQYCDQVEINGRLDRLEEQNSVKQSLISSYKKNLYPPLKEEVSRTFPQDQTITRSGTKSLTNRWPTSWWMQFSVLLKRGLKERSHESFSGLRIFMVMSVSLLSGLLWWHSRVFHIQDQVGLLFFFSIFWGFFPLFNAIFTFPQERPMLIKERSSGIYRLSSYYIARTVGDLPMELILPTIFVTITYWMGGLKPSLTTFLMTLMIVLYNVLVAQGVGLALGAILMDAKKAATLSSVLMLVFLLAGGYYIQHIPGFIAWLKYVSFSHYCYKLLVGVQYTWDEVYECGSGLHCSVMNYEGIKNLMIGNMMWDVLALAIMLLLYRVLAYLALRNL; this is encoded by the exons ATGATGCCTCCTAATGAGAAAGAATCTAGGTTTTCGAAAACACCGGGTGCAAACCGACATGAAACTAGTCCGGTTCAAGAAAACCGGTTTAGCTCTCCAAGTCATGTTATCCCATGCCTTGACGACGAAGACCACGACGGTCCGAGTAACCAATCAAGACAATCTTCAGTTCTGCGTCAATCTTTACGTCCTATAACCCTCAAG TTTGAAGAGTTGACGTACAGTATTAAATCACAAACCGAGAAAGGAAGCTATTGGTTCGGTTCACAAgaaccaaaaccgaaccgatTAATCCTTAACGGTGTAAGCGGTATAGTCAAACCAGGGGAGTTACTAGCAATGCTTggtccatcagggagtggcaaAACTACGCTTGTAACGGCGTTAGCCGGACGTTTACAAGGGAAGCTATCCGGAACCGTTAGCTATAACGGAACCCCGTTTACAAGCTACGTTAAACGGAAGACAGGGTTCGTTACACAAGACGACGTTCTCTACCCACACTTAACGGTCATGGAGACGCTAACGTACACGGCTTTGCTTCGTTTACCAAAAGAACTGACCCGGAAAGAGAAACTAGAGCAGGCCGAGAAGGTGGTTTCGGATCTTGGGTTGACCCGGTGTTGTCACAGCGTAGTAGGAGGCGGGTTAATCCGAGGAATTTCGGGTGGGGAAAGAAAACGGGTAAGTATCGGCCAAGAAATGCTTGTGAACCCGAGTTTGTTGCTTCTTGATGAGCCAACGTCGGGTCTTGATTCGACCACGGCAGCACGTATAGTGGCCACCTTGAGATCGCTGGCACGTGGCGGCCGGACTGTGGTAACGACGATTCATCAGCCTTCGAGTCGGCTTTATCGAATGTTCGATAAAGTGTTGGTTTTATCGGAAGGATGTCCGATTTATAGTGGAGATTCGGGTCGGGTCATGGAGTATTTTGGTTCTATTGGGTATCAACCCGGTTCGAGTTTCGTTAATCCGGCTGATTTTGTGCTTGATCTTGCTAACG gaatTACTTCGGATACAAGACAATATTGTGATCAAGTCGAAATAAATGGAAGATTAGATCGGCTCGAAGAACAAAACTCAGTGAAACAATCGTTAATTTCGTCTTACAAAAAGAACTTATATCCACCTTTGAAAGAAGAGGTTTCAAGAACATTTCCCCAAGATCAAACGATCACTAGATCGGGGACAAAGTCATTAACAA ATCGATGGCCAACGAGTTGGTGGATGCAATTCTCAGTTCTACTGAAACGAGGTTTAAAGGAGAGAAGTCATGAATCATTTTCAGGACTTAGAATATTTATGGTCATGTCAGTTTCTTTACTTTCTGGTCTCTTGTGGTGGCATTCCCGCGTTTTCCATATACAAGATcag GTGGGTTTACTGTTCTTTTTCTCGATCTTCTGGGGATTCTTCCCTCTCTTCAACGCCATTTTCACTTTCCCTCAAGAAAGACCAATGCTTATAAAAGAGCGATCCTCCGGAATCTACAGACTCTCCTCTTACTACATAGCAAGAACAGTTGGCGATTTACCAATGGAACTAATTCTTCCAACGATCTTTGTCACAATCACATATTGGATGGGAGGTCTTAAGCCATCTTTAACCACATTCCTCATGACTCTTATGATCGTTCTCTACaatgttctagtggctcaaGGCGTAGGGTTAGCTCTTGGAGCAATCTTGATGGACGCAAAGAAAGCAGCGACATTGTCTTCGGTGTTAATGCTAGTTTTCTTACTAGCCGGAGGATACTATATTCAACATATACCAGGATTCATCGCGTGGTTGAAGTATGTTTCGTTTAGTCATTATTGCTACAAGCTTCTTGTTGGGGTTCAATACACATGGGATGAGGTTTATGAATGTGGATCGGGGTTGCATTGTAgtgttatgaattatgaagGGATTAAGAATTTGATGATTGGGAATATGATGTGGGATGTTTTGGCCCTTGCCATTATGTTGCTTCTTTATAGGGTTCTTGCTTACTTAGCTCTAAGGAACTTGTGA